A single window of Poecilia reticulata strain Guanapo linkage group LG10, Guppy_female_1.0+MT, whole genome shotgun sequence DNA harbors:
- the LOC103471373 gene encoding uncharacterized protein LOC103471373 — MITAQMSQSPHSSDTHAVLQSMLQRLQLQSGREGQTLFQTPVSSSAPPALGQNGERGAASLQGVPSSPVNVLGFNGNPSKEFPISAXNSTSGFPRDEKHQASSALEGSRSPTLXPSQKVSPNGDSGKRWELGQAPGPGFSPTSTRPLFPAKPQKEVKLTFFKRTDTERESIGSTPMREDVPANTGAVLNMMENQNHVPVWSVNSTDAGLAGGGNTGSHVGNGGFGSLQQNNDVQVFSNSQVATNMRRKRSTENKTRRWTQKLKEKFKDRHGNAGKKGKEDGLPGQETQVIMPDTPGNKPNNDPBATFSPLDCTDSSKLHPAQTEDNTTASNIRRSSDFDFGLGSFSLLDEITQGQVWAKFLNPNLSTSSVTERPSEETSSQPHXQSQPHSLNQSLGTLNQVGIRNNQWSFRSTEYSPGPVFSMPQSAPVFPPVNMDTSALKQQADQSEPMEDGQSRSEMLSKLQLRLSAFAEPSGNPYHSIARNRIQMSRKRQHQPADERFHTEKMSDGGKTDEEPISSPSSTSIQMMEESVESQQRNISSSQQQRPLXVSLXPTSLSPSAPPPRSVLRNNTSHEAESAMETMTKRRRVEENRRVHFSEHVIAIDSPXIMDDTVEEEDEEEDLEADEDSLFEPDFEAAQVEIDQVLPARRSNLPAWIQALKRMNAGKKHR; from the exons ATGATCACAGCGCAG ATGTCTCAGTCACCTCATTCATCAGACACCCATGCCGTGTTGCAGTCTATGCTGCAGAGACTGCAGCTTCAGTCAGGAAGAGAGGGCCAGACGCTTTTTCAAACACCTGTATCCTCGTCTGCACCTCCGGCTCTGGGGCAAAATGGTGAGAGAGGAGCTGCCAGCCTCCAGGGAGTTCCCAGCAGTCCTGTGAATGTGCTTGGTTTTAAYGGGAACCCTTCAAAGGAGTTCCCAATCTCAGCCCMGAACAGTACTTCTGGCTTCCCGAGGGATGAAAAACACCAAGCAAGTTCTGCTTTGGAAGGGAGCAGGAGTCCAACTCTCTTMCCTTCRCAGAAAGTCAGCCCCAATGGAGACTCGGGCAAGAGGTGGGAGCTGGGRCAGGCTCCAGGGCCTGGGTTCTCCCCAACMAGTACAAGGCCGCTGTTTCCTGCTAAACCTCAAAAGGAGGTTAAACTCACTTTCTTTAAGAGGACGGATACAGAGAGGGAGAGCATTGGCAGCACCCCGATGAGAGAAGACGTCCCTGCTAATACCGGYGCTGTTTTGAACATGATGGAAAACCAGAACCACGTCCCAGTGTGGTCCGTGAACAGCACAGACGCCGGCTTGGCTGGTGGGGGAAATACAGGATCCCATGTTGGAAACGGAGGATTCGGCAGCTTGCAACAAAACAACGACGTGCAGGTCTTTTCAAACAGCCAAGTAGCAACAAACATGAGGAGAAAACGATCAACTGAGAATAAAACGAGAAGATGGACGCAGAAGCTCAAGGAGAAATTTAAGGACAGACATGGGAATGCTgggaaaaagggaaaagaagaCGGACTTCCTGGACAAGAAACGCAA GTAATAATGCCAGATACACCAGGCAACAAACCAAATAATGATCCARATGCAACCTTCTCTCCTTTGGACTGCACTGATTCCAGCAAATTACATCCTGCACAAACAGAAGACAACACTACTGCGAGCAACATCAG GCGTAGYAGTGACTTTGACTTCGGCCTGGGGTCATTCAGCCTTCTGGACGAGATCACCCAGGGTCAGGTGTGGGCTAAGTTTTTAAACCCAAACCTCTCCACATCCTCAGTAACTGAGAGACCATCAGAGGAGACATCAAGCCAACCCCATWTTCAGTCACAACCTCACAGTCTCAATCAGTCACTGGGAACTTTGAATCAGGTTGGAATCAGGAACAACCAGTGGAGCTTCAGGAGTACAGAGTACTCACCTGGTCCAGTCTTCAGCATGCCACAGTCAGCSCCTGTTTTTCCACCTGTAAACATGGACACTTCAGCATTAAAGCAGCAGGCTGACCAGTCGGAGCCAATGGAAGACGGACAAAGCCGATCGGAAATGCTGTCCAAACTCCAGCTCAGGTTGTCKGCGTTTGCAGAG CCATCAGGTAATCCTTACCATTCAATAGCAAGAAACAGAATCCAGATGAGCAGAAAGAGGCAACATCAGCCGGCTGACGAGAGATTTCACACTGAGAAAATGAGTGATGGAGGAAAGACAGATGAAG AGCCCATATCTTCACCATCCTCCACCAGCATCCAAATGATGGAAGAGTCAGTGGAGtcacagcagagaaacatctcATCTTCACAACAGCAAAGGCCTCTTYCTGTCTCTCTRYCTCCAACATCACTGAGTCCGTCTGCTCCGCCTCCCCGGAGTGTGCTCAGAAACAACACGTCCCATGAAGCCGAATCCGCAATGGAGACTATGACGAAACGG AGACGGGTCGAGGAGAACCGCCGGGTTCATTTTTCCGAGCACGTGATCGCCATAGACTCGCCGGASATCATGGACGATACggtggaagaggaggatgaagaggaggatttGGAAGCGGATGAGGACTCGTTATTCGAGCCGGACTTTGAGGCGGCTCAGGTAGAAATAGACCAAGTGCTGCCAGCCCGTCGTTCAAATCTCCCTGCTTGGATACARGCTCTGAAGAGGATGAATGCTGGGAAAAAGCACAGATAG
- the rad9a gene encoding cell cycle checkpoint control protein RAD9A produces MQCVVTGGNVKVLGKAIHSLSRIGDELYVEPQEDGLALRSVNSSRSAYACFLFAPLFFSRYSIPTGLNFRCKMAIKSVQSVFKSLATLEKTVEKCHIGLDEQKDRLTFTLHCKHGLLKTHNLSYQDSESLEAVFDKNSCANVFRAQPRVLVDTVVHFPSSLEEVTVTVSDERMWVRNHVEDEAERSKAMLTELCLAADEFDHFAVKAHHSITFCLKEFRGLLLFAESTGLPVSMYFDEPGSPVVLSVTDSVLEGNFVLATLSDDHDLQKSNRGGDADQSHPXDDFMNDDMDAYLIAMDTSAAPGPSTADPPPXSLATSRKPPAPNYRTRTHSEEEEEDDDDPEKPPDKKFRSLFFGSVLPPSSQMNTQPLPTQEVLASDSEDEXEAE; encoded by the exons ATGCAATGTGTCGTAACGGGAGGAAACGTGAAAG TGCTGGGCAAAGCCATCCACTCTCTGTCCAGGATCGGAGACGAGCTGTATGTGGAGCCTCAGGAAGACGGG CTAGCCCTGCGGTCTGTGAACTCCTCTCGATCGGCATATGCTTGCTTCCTGTTCGCACCGCTCTTCTTCAGCAG GTATTCCATTCCCACCGGGCTCAACTTCCGCTGCAAGATGGCAATAAAG AGCGTGCAGTCCGTCTTCAAATCTCTCGCAACTTTAGAGAAAACGGTGGAAAAATGTCACATCGGTCTCGATGAGCAGAAAGATCGCCTCACTTTCACGCTGCACTGCAAACATG GCCTCCTGAAGACACATAACCTGTCTTACCAGGACAGCGAAAGCTTGGAAGCAGTGTTTGATAAAAACAGTTGTGCCAATGTGTTCAGAGCCCAACCCAg AGTGCTGGTGGACACGGTTGTGCACTTCCCTTCATCTCTGGAAGAAGTGACCGTGACAGTGAGTGACGAACGGATGTGGGTCAGAAATCATGTGGAGGATGAAGCAG AGCGCTCGAAGGCTATGCTAACTGAGCTGTGCCTCGCTGCAGATGAGTTCGACCACTTTGCCGTGAAAGCTCACCACAGCATCACTTTTTGTCTAAAGGAATTTCGG GGTTTGCTGTTGTTTGCGGAGTCCACTGGCCTCCCCGTGTCTATGTACTTTGATGAGCCAGGCAG CCCTGTGGTGCTTTCAGTAACAGACAGCGTTCTGGAGGGGAATTTTGTGCTGGCGACGCTTTCGGATGATCATGATCTTCAAAAGAGCAACAGAGg AGGCGACGCAGACCAGTCGCATCCTMCTGACGACTTCATGAATGACGACATGGATGCCTATCTGATTGCCATGGATACCAGTGCAGCACCAGGTCCCTCCACCGCAGACCCGCCCCCACYGTCATTAGCCACATCCAGAAAGCCCCCGGCACCTAATTATAGGACCAGGACGcacagtgaggaggaggaggaagatgatgatgatccaGAGAAACCGCCAGATAAAAAG TTCCGCTCCCTGTTCTTCGGATCAGTCCTTCCTCCTTCGTCTCAGATGAACACGCAGCCGCTTCCGACTCAGGAAGTGCTGGCCAGCGACAGCGAGGATGAARCTGAGGCAGAATGA
- the ndufs8b gene encoding NADH:ubiquinone oxidoreductase core subunit S8b, translating to MSAGLRVRLLHCYSKQGTFGHGSGVMRTLSVSAPRDGYKYVNAQEQPTDLRSITDRAATTLLWTELFRGLAMTMSYLFREPATINYPFEKGPLSPRFRGEHALRRYPNGEERCIACKLCEAICPAQAITIEAETRADGSRRTTRYDIDMTKCIYCGFCQEACPVDAIVEGPNFEYATETHEELLYNKEKLLNNGDRWEAEIAANIQADYLYR from the exons ATGTCTGCTGGATTAAGAGTGCGTCTGTTACACTGCTACTCGAAGCAAG GCACATTTGGACATGGTTCTGGTGTTATGCGCACACTTAGCGTTAGCGCACCGAGAGACGGCTACA AGTATGTAAATGCCCAGGAGCAGCCAACTGATCTGAGGTCCATCACTGACCGGGCTGCAACAACCCTCTTATGGACTGAGCTTTTCAGAG GTTTGGCGATGACCATGAGCTACCTGTTCCGTGAGCCTGCCACCATCAACTACCCATTTGAGAAAGGTCCGCTGTCGCCACGGTTTCGAGGCGAGCACGCCCTCCGCCGGTACCCCAATGGAGAGGAGCGCTGCATTGCTTGTAAGCTGTGTGAAGCCATCTGCCCTGCTCAG gcCATTACTATTGAAGCGGAGACTCGAGCTGATGGCAGCAGGAGAACTACACGTTACGACATTGATATGACCAAGTGCATCTACTGTGGTTTCTGTCAGGAAGCCTGTCCTGTTGACGCCATTGTTGAG GGGCCAAACTTTGAATATGCTACAGAGACTCATGAGGAGCTGCTGTACAACAAAGAGAAGCTGCTCAACAACGGAGACCGATGGGAGGCTGAGATAGCAGCCAACATTCAGGCTGATTATCTTTACAGATGA
- the p2rx3a gene encoding P2X purinoceptor 3a — translation MTSALCSCMTSILTYETYKSVVVRSWPLGIIHRLLQLLIISYFVGYVFLHEKAYQVADTNIESSVVTKVKGFGKLNNAVMDVADYIYPPQGEGVFSIITKIIETDNQFQGRCSEVWNISDIKPMPEFVNFTIYIKNSIRFPFFNVTRGNFNSTKDIRTCKYDKIRDPLCPIFQVDYILNETRQNVTQLADKGGEIGIIIQWRCNLDHDVNFCVPKYSFSKLDAPFQNSNLSKGYNFRFSKYYKTEGGTDYRRLHKAFAIRFDVIVTGTARKFSLIPTVINVIAAVTSVGMGTVFCDLILLHCSKRSQYYKAKKFEEVSEEQIHESLTPKPGSQLSVRRGNSSCNDSGAVSLATNC, via the exons ATGACTTCAGCTCTGTGTAGCTGCATGACCAGCATCCTGACCTACGAAACCTACAAGTCTGTGGTGGTGAGGAGCTGGCCTTTAGGGATCATACATCGACTGCTGCAGCTACTCATCATCTCGTATTTTGTTGG CTACGTCTTCCTCCATGAAAAAGCTTACCAGGTGGCCGACACAAACATCGAGTCCTCAGTCGTAACCAAAGTGAAAGGATTTGGCAAACTTAACAACGCTGTGATGGATGTAGCTGATTATATCTACCCTCCTCAG GGCGAAGGCGTGTTTAGCATCATTACTAAAATCATAGAGACGGACAACCAGTTCCAAGGAAGATGTTCAGAGGTTTGGAACATTTCTGACAT CAAGCCAATGCCCGAGTTTGTGAACTTCACCATTTACATCAAAAACAGCATTCGTTTCCCCTTCTTCAACGTCACCAG aggaaattttaattcaacaaaagATATCAGGACTTGCAAGTATGACAAGATCAGAGATCCGCTCTGTCCCATCTTTCAAGTGGATTATATTCTGAATGAAACTCGGCAGAATGTGACTCAGCTGGCAGACAAG GGTGGTGAAATAGGAATAATCATACAGTGGAGGTGTAACCTGGACCATGATGTTAACTTCTGCGTTCCTAAGTACTCTTTCTCTAAACTGGACGCTCCGTTTCAAAATTCCAACCTCTCCAAAGGTTACAACTTTAG ATTTTCTAAATACTACAAGACAGAAGGTGGAACTGATTATCGGCGTCTTCACAAAGCATTTGCAATTCGTTTTGACGTTATAGTGACCGGCACT GCAAGAAAGTTCAGCTTAATTCCAACAGTGATCAATGTGATCGCAGCTGTCACCTCAGTTGGGATG GGTACGGTTTTCTGTGATCTCATCTTACTGCACTGTTCGAAAAGATCACAGTACTATAAAGCAAAGAAGTTTGAGGAG GTGTCAGAAGAACAGATTCATGAATCCCTCACTCCAAAACCAGGAAGCCAGCTGTCAGTCAGACGAGGAAACAGCAGCTGCAATGACTCTGGAGCCGTATCCCTCGCCACCAATTGTTGA
- the tbc1d10c gene encoding trichohyalin, with protein sequence MLKASSQPHRHQSEEDSSGSDAGSEVSLEPETDRFGFILTNGSTAGSVGPSPELVRQREAKWINIIGQWDRILLKKSSKVKLQCQKGIPASLRAKCWPLLCGASERMRQNENLYESLDSQPGLQSWVDIIERDLDRQFPFHEMFLSKDGHGQRGLFRVLKAYTQFQPEEGYCQAQGPVAAVLLMNMPAEEAFWCLVQISEQYLPGYYSPLLEGVLFDAAILSWVLKKTCPAAHKHLQQHGVEPLMFATDWLMCLFTRHLPFNTLLRVWDLFFCYGVKVLLQVAVVLVRRVLGRAEQRKQCPGQMETLERLRGVREHVQEEEETFIAEVCSVPLSGKDLEKRTEKELGRWRKDKPSSTFDPRGRCYGYRMAWARTRQQKEEREQKERETGNLSVPLARSASTLSLSPALLHKRFRKGGKGNPGEWEAXNKVSRHLSMGAKDDWRNWSDAEFKKNVQDVKEEDVVSDGQKTETETKPAEENKPEENKSPPTENQEETEKVEEQTESLEAGQCEKEESKEXGESTFILEKTEESQSVENNPEAAXESNENEQKEEPSDTNQPQVLEEQSQESETVDINETENQKGLQTVSQSHVTDEQSNKNNEESGDTEISSEAENPEELQNTSQSHILEEQSNEPQTEVTGTHEEAENKNXTTMEENHAEIQRENTNAESHTESWEEPAGTKPEAGTGTENPQQLPLDAXTEVTETRSETSLDSECHRDLDPKTDTEQEQEVITETRRCHSTESFVETEQTETHHSHTETETDVLAEKVAVQEXSQTPSTPESTLQEEESDAKTVAESEIEAVTDGPGQEIGEVVVPVHAQSQECVCNPRNSEELQIXDZPDEEAAESAPPPEEGEILTQDETEGESDQKQTSSSDMQTPEESAAGALEKAESTENVQESQAGENNVTISSESTNTDSDTKIQDRVHQDIKDLPELDDGSQEQTSARRSSRSSADYCLRKSSGSRGSKVTRRLSEDLFSXPEKTNQSQFSASQPELQPKEAKSEQAVPEVTDDVGERQEQQPDASKRFGLFRKLKGEQXKKAKPKKKPKMQVPKILIQDFSDMMPADEPAVQEDAEEKLSSRERRRRRREQERKEKEGEKLKKKKEKEQERERKKPQTGGKSFQGQKEKVGDDXANPAKTGSQITRNSVSYAESYF encoded by the exons ATGTTGAAAGCATCGAGTCAACCCCACAGGCATCAGAGCGAGGAGGACAGCTCTGGGTCGGATGCCGGATCAGAGGTCAGTCTAGAACCAGAGACGGACCGGTTTGGCTTCATTCTGACCAATGGATCCACAGCTGG GAGTGTGGGACCATCCCCTGAGCTGGTCAGGCAGAGGGAAGCCAAATGGATCAACATCATTGGCCAATGGGACCGCATCTTGTTAAAGAAGAGCAGCAAG GTCAAGCTGCAGTGCCAGAAAGGAATCCCTGCCTCGCTCCGAGCGAAGTGCTGGCCTCTGCTGTGTGGAGCATCAGAAAgaatgagacaaaatgaaaacctcTATGAG tctctagatTCACAGCCAGGCCTGCAGAGCTGGGTGGATATAATCGAGAGGGATCTAGACCGACAGTTCCCCTTCCACGAGATGTTCCTCTCTAAAGACGGACACGG gcagCGGGGGTTGTTCCGGGTGTTGAAAGCCTATACTCAGTTCCAGCCAGAGGAAGGTTACTGCCAGGCGCAGGGGCCGGTGGCTGCGGTGCTGCTGATGAACATGCCTGCTGAG GAGGCCTTCTGGTGTTTGGTTCAGATCAGTGAGCAGTACCTTCCTGGATACTACAGCCCTCTGCTG GAGGGAGTCCTGTTCGACGCAGCCATCCTTTCCTGGGTCTTGAAGAAGACGTGCCCGGCTGCACACAAGCACCTCCAGCAGCACGGCGTGGAGCCGCTCATGTTCGCCACCGACTGGTTGATGTGTCTGTTCACACGTCACCTGCCCTTTAACACGCTTCTCCGAGTGTGGGACCTCTTCTTCTGctacg GTGTGAAGGTGCTGCTCCAGGTGGCGGTGGTGCTGGTGCGTCGCGTCCTGGGCCGGGCCGAGCAGAGGAAGCAGTGTCCGGGCCAGATGGAGACTCTGGAGAGGCTGAGGGGGGTCAGGGAGCACGtccaggaggaggaagagactTTCATAGCAGAG GTTTGTTCAGTACCACTGTCAGGTAAAGACTTGGAGAAGCGGACGGAGAAGGAGTTGGGAAGGTGGAGGAAAGACAAACCCTCGTCTACGTTCGACCCGCGGGGTCGTTGCTATGGGTATCGGATGGCGTGGGCGAGAACCCGACAGCAGAAGGAAGAACgtgagcagaaagagagagaaacgggGAATCTGTCTGTTCCTCTCGCCCGCTCCGCCTCCACTCTTTCGCTCTCACCTGCTCTCCTTCACAAGAGGTTTAGGAAAGGAGGAAAAGGCAATCCTGGCGAGTGGGAGGCCRGCAACAAAGTTTCGAGGCATCTTTCAATGGGAGCAAAGGACGACTGGAGAAACTGGAGTGACGCAGAATTCAAGAAAAACGTCCAAGACGTCAAAGAGGAGGATGTAGTTTCAGATgggcagaaaacagaaacagagactaaaccagcagaagaaaataaaccagaagaaaacaaaagtccGCCAACAGAGAACCAAGAAGAAACGGAAAAAGTAGAAGAACAAACTGAGTCTTTGGAAGCAGGACAATGTGAAAAGGAGGAAAGTAAAGAGRCTGGAGARagcacatttattttagaaaagacAGAGGAGTCTCAATCTGTTGAAAACAATCCCGAAGCTGCARaagaatcaaatgaaaatgagcaGAAAGAGGAGCCGAGTGACACAAACCAACCACAAGTACTGGAGGAGCAAAGTCAGGAGAGTGAGACTGTAGACATAAATGAGACAGAGAACCAAAAAGGTCTGCAAACTGTGAGCCAATCCCACGTTACTGACGagcaaagtaacaaaaacaatgagGAGAGCGGGGATACAGAAATAAGCAGTGAGGCGGAGAATCCAGAAGAGCTGCAAAATACGAGTCAATCCCACATTCTGGAAGAGCAAAGCAATGAGCCGCAGACTGAGGTGACGGGTACGCACGAAGAGGCAGAGAACAAAAATAYAACCACCATGGAGGAAAATCACGCAGAGattcagagagaaaacacaaacgCCGAGTCTCACACAGAGTCATGGGAGGAGCCAGCTGGCACAAAACCAGAGGCTGGTACAGGAACTGAAAATCCACAACAGCTGCCGCTGGACGCCRTCACTGAGGTCACAGAGACAAGAAGTGAGACAAGCCTGGACTCGGAATGTCACCGAGACCTGGATCCTAAAACCGACACGGAGCAGGAGCAAGAAGTGATCACAGAGACGCGTAGATGCCACAGCACTGAATCATTTGTAGAAACAGAACAGACAGAGACCCACCACTcccacacagagacagaaaccGATGTCCTGGCAGAAAAGGTGGCCGTGCAGGAAGAKTCACAGACACCATCTACACCTGAAAGCACCCTTCAAGAGGAGGAGAGTGATGCCAAGACTGTGGCTGAATCAGAAATTGAAGCAGTAACGGATGGCCCTGGACAGGAAATAGGGGAGGTGGTTGTGCCTGTACATGCACAAAGTCAGGAATGTGTTTGTAACCCCAGAAATTCAGAGGAGTTACAAATASACGATSAGCCAGACGAGGAGGCTGCAGAGAGCGCACCGCCTCCAGAAGAAGGTGAGATTTTAACACAGGATGAGACTGAAGGTGAGtctgatcaaaaacaaacaagctctTCTGATATGCAAACACCTGAAGAGTCAGCAGCTGGCGCTTTGGAGAAAGCAGAAAGCACGGAAAATGTTCAAGAAAGCCAAGCAGGAGAGAATAATGTCACCATTTCTTCTGAATCAACAAATACTGACAGCGACACAAAAATCCAAGACAGAGTTCATCAGGACATAAAAGATCTTCCTGAACTTGACGACGGCAGCCAGGAGCAAACCTCTGCGCGCCGCAGCAGCCGCTCCTCTGCCGATTACTGTCTGAGGAAATCCTCCGGCTCGCGCGGCTCCAAGGTCACGCGTAGGCTTTCAGAGGATCTCTTCAGCKGTCCTGAGAAGACTAACCAATCCCAGTTCAGCGCCAGTCAACCAGAATTACAACCTAAGGAAGCAAAATCAGAGCAAGCCGTTCCCGAAGTGACAGATGATGTGGGGGAGCGACAGGAGCAGCAGCCCGACGCCTCCAAGCGCTTTGGACTCTTCCGCAAACTCAAGGGAGAGCAGCYCAAAAAGGCCAAGCCGAAGAAGAAGCCCAAGATGCAGGTTCCCAAAATCTTGATTCAGGACTTCAGCGACATGATGCCAGCGGACGAGCCGGCGGTCCAGGAGGACGCGGAAGAGAAGCTGAGCTccagggagaggaggaggaggcggagggagcaggagaggaaggagaaagagggggagaagctgaaaaagaaaaaggagaaggagcaagagagggagaggaagaaacCGCAGACCGGGGGAAAAAGTTTTCAAGGTCAGAAGGAGAAAGTTGGCGATGATRTCGCTAATCCTGCAAAGACTGGTTCACAGATCACTAGAAATTCTGTTTCTTACGCTGAATCttacttttaa